AGAGCGGCTGCGCAAAGGGCCGTGGTCAGCGCCATGCGCTGCAGGAATCGAGCGGAGAGAGTGGTCTTCATGGTCAGAACTACGACATCCGTGATGGAATTAAAAAAAGTGCCTTACTATAGCAAATGCTATACAGGCAGGCATCCGACTTTCAGCGCGAGTTTGTGAACGCAAGTTACATAAGCTGACAATTCGGATACCGCCGATTAATTACTTCGCAACAGCGATAAACGATTGTAATTGCGCTTCGCTTTGCAAACGTTGCTGCAACGATGCGGCCTGAGATTTGCTGGCAAACGGCCCCATCTGAATACGCCAGACGGCTCCGTTTTGCTCAACGCGGCCAGGGACACCAAATTTTTGGCTCAGCTGCTGCTGATACTGCTGCGCACGCGCTTGATCGCTCACTGCACCCACCTGAACCACAAAACTGCCGCTGGCAGAACCCGCCGCTGGCGGCGTTACGACAGCAGGAGCGGTTACGGGGGCTGGTTGAGTAACAGGCGTGGCTGCAACGGGGGCTGGCGTCGGTTCGCTACCTTCGAGAACGCCTGAAGCCAGCGGTGTTGCTGCACCCAGGAAACCACTGCTGTTCACCGGTGCGCCGGTGGAGTCATCACTTTTCAGGGTATCGTTGCTGATAGCGCGAACGTTATCCGCAGGTGTGGTGTCCTGTGGCATAGAAGAGGCGCTGCCCATCCCGCCGTTTAAATCCGGGCGAGCGGGGAGGGCGTAAGTCTGTTTAGCCACTGTCGTACACGCCGTACCGGGGCCAGACAGCGTACCGTCTTGTGCCACAATAATCGGGTCGATGCGTACTTTGGTGTTGTTTGAGGTATT
Above is a window of Lelliottia jeotgali DNA encoding:
- a CDS encoding Rare lipoprotein A precursor, whose protein sequence is MRKQWLGICIAASLLAACSSDDGQQQATIAPPQPAVCNGPVVEISGADPIYEPLNATANQDYQRDGKSYKIVQDPSRFSQAGFAAIYDAEPGSNLTASGEAFDPAQITAAHPTLPIPSYVRVTNMANGRMIVVRINDRGPYGNDRVISLSRAAADRLNTSNNTKVRIDPIIVAQDGTLSGPGTACTTVAKQTYALPARPDLNGGMGSASSMPQDTTPADNVRAISNDTLKSDDSTGAPVNSSGFLGAATPLASGVLEGSEPTPAPVAATPVTQPAPVTAPAVVTPPAAGSASGSFVVQVGAVSDQARAQQYQQQLSQKFGVPGRVEQNGAVWRIQMGPFASKSQAASLQQRLQSEAQLQSFIAVAK